The DNA window CGGCCGGCGAATCCTGGTGACCGGCGGCGCCACCGGTATCGGCGCGGCCGCCGTCGAAGTCCTCACGGCGGCGGGAGCCGAGGTGGCCGCGACGTATCACCAGACGCCGCCGCCGGAAGGCCTGGCGGCCGAGTGGCTGCAGTGCGACGTGCGCGTGGCCGACGCCGTCTCCGCGATGGTCGCCGAGGCGGCGCGGCGCCTGGGCGGACTCGACGTTCTCGTGAACGCCGCGGGCCTGTGGCAGGCGGGGATCCCCGGCCACATCGACGCCGACGCCATCTCGTTCCTGTTGGACACCAACGTCAAGGCGACCATCCTCACCAATCAGGCCGCCTACGCGGTGATGAAGGGCCAAGACCCCAAGGGCGGCAGGATCATCAACTTCGGGTCCTCCGAAGCGGTGATGGGCAGCCCGATCTCGGCGGTCTACGCGGCGACCAAGGGTGCGGTGCAGGCGTGGACGCGGTCGGCCGCCAAAGCCTGGGCCGGTGACAAGATCACCGTCAACGCGCTGGCGCCCGCGGTGCAGACGGCCGGTGCCGACAGGCTCCGGGATTTCCTCGGCCCGGACGCCGCGGCCCTGATCGACCAGCAGATGCAAATGATGATCCCGCTCGGCGGCACCCTGGGCGAGGCCGCCCGCGACGTCGGGCCGATGCTGGTGTTTTTGGCCGGGCCCGGTTCGGGCTTCATCACCGGGCAATTGCTGGCGGTGGACGGCGGCCTGATGATGGTGGGCGGATAGGCAGCGCGACTAGCTACCAAAACCACTGCGCCGCATCAGCTTTGAGTGTCGTCTTTCGGCGTGACCGATCGGCTGCCGCGACGGCGCCGGCCGGACGAGCGAACCGACCGCGATTCCGAGACTTCGTCACGTATTTCGCGCGCCCGGTTCCTGAGCAGGATCAGCGACCTGTGCAGTTCGAACAGCATGGAGCCATGATCGCACCCCGATGCGGACGGACCCGCCATACACGCTGGCTTCAGCGGGAACCCTGGGCGAAATGGGCGTGAAGACTTTTCCAACACCATCGGTGCGGTGTGCGGCAGTTTCGCGGCGTTGAGCCGCCAGCTACTATAAGACGGACCGTCTCGTCTCGTAGGATGGGCAGAGTGAAGGTGAATCCGGCCGATGGCTGACGACACGATTCAAGCGCTGCTGCGTAAGCGCTTGACCGATGCATCGATTGCGGTGAAATTCCGTGACGTGCAATGGACTTGGCGCCAGTACCTGGAGGGAGCCGCGGCGCGGGCCGCGGCACTGATCGCCGCCGCCGATCCGCACCGGCCGATGCACATCGGCGCGCTGTTGGCTAACACCCCCGAGATGGTCAGCCAGATGGCGGCGGCCGGGCTCGGTGGCTACGTACTGTGCGGACTGAACACCACCCGGCGCGGTGAGGCGCTGGCCGCCGACGTTCGCCGCGCGGACTGCCAGTTCGTCGTGACCGACGCCGAACACCGGCCGCTGCTAGACGGCTTGGACCTTGGGGCGACGCAGATCCTCGACTCCTCGACGCCGCACTGGGGCGAATTCATCGCCGCCGCCGGTGAGCTGGAACCGCACCGTGAGGTGACCGCGATGGACGCCTTCATGATGATCTTCACCTCGGGGACGAGCGGAAATCCCAAGGCGGTGCAGGTCTCCCACCTCATGGCGACGTTCGCGGGCCTCAATCTGGTCCAGCGCTTCGCCCTCACCGAACAGGACACCTGTTACGTCTCGATGCCGCTGTTCCACTCCAACGCAGTCGTCGCCGGATGGGCACCCGCGGTGTGCTCCGGTGCCGCGATGGTGCCGGCGAAGTTCTCGGCGAGCAGTTTCCTCGACGACATCCGCCGCTACGGCGCCACCTACATGAACTACGTCGGCAAACCGCTCGCGTACATCCTCGCCACCACCGAACGCGACGATGACGCCGACAATCCCCTGCGGGTGGCCTTCGGCAACGAGGCCAATGACAAGGACATCGACGAGTTCGGCCGCCGGTTCGGTGTGCAGGTCGAGGACGGGTTCGGCTCCACCGAGAACGCCGTCATCGTGATCCGCGAAGAGGGCACTCCCAAGGGCTCGATCGGGAAAGGCATGGACGGGATCGCGATCTACAACAGCGACACGATCACCGAATGTGCGGTGGCCCGATTCGACGCCGACGGCGCCCTCGCCAACGCCGACGAGGCAATCGGCGAATTGGTCAACACGGCCGGTTCGGGCTTCTTCACCGGCTACTACAACGACCCGGACGCCAACGCCGAACGGATGCGTCACGGCATGTACTGGTCCGGGGACCTGGCCTATCGCGACGCCGAGGGCTGGATTTACCTGGCCGGCCGCACCGCCGACTGGATGCGGGTGGACGGCGAGAACCTGGCCGCGGCGCCTATCGAGCGGATCCTGTTGCGCCACAGCGCCATCAGCCGGATCGCGGTCTACGCCGTGGCGGATGGCCACGTGGGTGACCAGGTGATGGCCGCGATCGTCCTCAACGACGGTCACACCCTTGCGCCCGACGAATTCGAAGCGTTCCTCGACGCGCAGCCCGACCTGTCCCCAAAGGCCCGCCCGCGTTACGTCCGCATCGCGGCCGACCTGCCCAGCACCGCCACGCACAAGGTGCTCAAGCGCCAGTTGATCGCGCAGGGTACGGCCGTGGGGCCGGACGAAGTGCTGTGGGAGCGCGAACCGCGGGGAACGGCCTACACGGTTCGTGGCGATCGCAAGGGCGGCGGAGCCGGGCGCGGCGGGTCGCCACCATCGGCTAACCCGGGTTCCTCGGTGCCCGACGCCGGATCTGACCCTTCGACCGCCGCACCCGTTTGACCGGGTCTCGGCTTGTGCCGCCGGCGATCTCGTCACGCAGTTGGGAGATGTTGGAGATCTCCGCGTACAGTCCGCGGATCGCGTAGTCCAGGACGGCGAACGAGTAGCGCTGTTCGGGGTCGTCGGTGATGCCGAGTTCGACCGACCGCTGCCGCGACCACAGTGCCTCGTCCAGCCGGGCCCGGGTCGCGTCGAGATGCCGGTCCAAGGTGTCGAGGACGTGTTCGGGATCCTGGCCGCGGGCCAGCCAGGTTTTGAGGATGACGGGGTGTTTGATGACTACCTGGTCCTGACCGGGGAAGTGCTGGACCCAGCGACGCAGTGCGTCCAGGCCGGCATCGGTGGTCTCGTACAGGGTGATCGCGCGCTTGCCCGATTGTGCGCCGATCTCGCTGACCATGCCCCGCTGCAGCAGACGGGTCAGTTCGCGCCGCACGTGGCTGACCGATGGAGACCAATAGAAGTGGCCGACAGAGAGTTCGGCGCGCATCTTGATCTCGCCGGCGGTGAGTTGCTCGTCGTTGGCCGCCAGCACCCCCAGGACCAGGTAGGCGGTGACGGGCAGTCCGTTGGCGGTTCTGGGGCTCACGAACCGTCTGTTTCCGCGCCGGTGAAGTACGGGAGCGTCACGTCGGTTCCCGCGGTGTGGAATTCCACGCGCACCCGCATGCCGATGGTCAGGTCTTCCGGCGGCACGCCGACGACATTGGTCAGCATCTGGTAACCCTCGTCCAGGGTGATGATTGCCGGCGCATAGGGCGGGTCGAATTCCGCTGTGACCGGCCGGTAAACGACCGTCCAGCTGTAGATCTCGCCCCGGCCGCCGCCCCGCTGCCAGCTGACGTCCTCCGAAAGGCATTGGCGGCAATGCTCGGTCGGCGGGAAGTTCGCCGATCCGCAAGCGCCGCAACGCTGGTAGCGCAGCTCGTGGGCGCGGCATCCCTCCCAGAACGGAACGCTGACGTGGCTGCTCGCATGCGGGACGGACCCGGACTGGGGCCGCAATGGATCTGACGTCATCGTGGTTCGTCTCCCAGGATCAGCACCGTCGTGAACAGGGCCCCCGCTCCCCCGTTGCTGCACAGCGCGACGTGCGCGTCGGGGACTTGAAGATCGCCGGCCCGTCCGCGCAGCTGCTGGACCGCGCGGATGGCGCGCTGCATCATCTGCGGGTTGGCGCCCGCATGGCTGAACGACATGGTTCCGCCGTCGGTGGTGATGGGATGGCTGCCGTCGATGGCGATGTGACCGTCGGCGACGAACGGTCCGCCCTCGCCGTCGCCGCAAAAGCCGAAAGCCTCGAGCTGACGGATGATTTCGAAGGAGAACGGGTCGTAGAGTTCCAGCACGTCGACGTCGTCGCGGCGCAATCCGGCGTGGGCGAACGCGCACTCGGCCGCGCGCCGGCCCACCACGCCGTTGACGTGATCGCCGCGCCGCCCGGCGAGGTCGTAGGCGGGCGGATGCTGGTATGACGGGCCGTGGAAATCCGCGCCACTGCCCAGCACGTAGATGGGTTGGCTTGCGCCGTCGATCTTTTCGACGTTCGCCACGACCAGTGCGCAGCCGCCTTCGGAGGTGGTGGCGCAATCCAGGAGGTGGAACGGGTCGGCGATGGGCCGGGACGCGGTGATGTCCGCGTGGGTGAACGGTCCACGGTCGTAGTAGACGGCTTCGGGATTGCGGGAGCCGTTGTTGCGGATGGTCGCCGCCACCATCGAAAGTTGTTCGCGCGTGGTGCCGTACACATGCATGTGTCGCCGCGCGATGAGCGCGAACTCGGCGGTGGTGAACATGCCCCAGGGGGCGACGAATTCGTTCTCGGGCCGGGTCCACGGCGCCGTCGCCTCGTGGTCGCGGTATTCGCCGGCCTGGGCCGCGACCAGCACCACCACGTCGGCCATGCCGTGCTCGATGGCGGTGACCGCCTCGGTGATCATGCCGACCCCGAAAGCCAGGCCTTGCCAGGCCGGGCCGATGCGCAGGTCGTAGATCAACGAGGTCGACTGCGGGCTCGCGCTGATGCCGTCGACGTCGTCAAGCGTCAGGCCGGCATCGTCGAGCGCGCCCAGGATCGCCTTGATCGCCAGGCCGCGTGACGTTTCGCCGTCCAGCCGCCGGCCCTGCCGGGTGTTATGCACTCCGACGATCGCCGCGGTGCGCTTCGCCGCGGTCACGGATATTCCATTCCGTTACAGCCCTTCAGTTTTCGTCCGCAACGACACCGAGGTAGGTGCCCCGGACCTGGTATCGTCGCCCGTCGCGGGTGATGGTGCCGATCGCGGTGGCACGCGTGTCGATCGTCTGGGTGTCCGCCGCATCCATGTCCACGATGTCGATGCGCACGTCCACCGGACGTGCCGTCTGCGGGTCGGTGATCTCGACTACCATCGCGACTGCGTGCTCCTCCTCGTCCCATTCGACGCTGGTGATGCGGTGGCGGGCGGTCAGCTCCATCACCACGGAGTCCTGGCGCACCAAGAAGCGCACCGGTGCGCACAGCTCGCCGGCGCGGGGCGGCACACAGAGGCTGACCGCCATCTCACAATCCCGCCGGCCGGTCGCTGATGGTTCCCGACTCCCGCATTGCGGCCAGGTCGTCCTGGCTGTGTCCCAGGACGCCGGTCAGCACCTCCTCGGTGTGCTGGCCATACAGCGGAGGGACCCGCCGGATCCACCGCCGCGGTGTGCCCAGGAACGCGAAAGGCATTCCGGTGCAGAGGAAAGACCCCGCCACGGGATGGGCTACCGTTTCCCAGAAGCCCCGGGCCCGCAGCTGCGGATCGGTCAGCAGGTCCGCGGCCGGCGTGACGCGGGCGGCAGCGACCCCGGCCGCGCGCAGCGCATCGACGGCCTCGGCCACCGAATGCAACGCGGTCCAGTCAGAGATCAGCTTGTCGATGTCGTCGGGCCGTCCGGCCCAGCCGGTTTCGTCCAGCCCCGGCCGGCCGAGAAGCCCGGCCAGCGACACGCGGGCGTCGTCGTCCATCGCGGCGAGCGCGACCCATTCGTCGTCACCACGGCAGCGGTAGACGCCCTGGGGTGCGGCCCCAGGGCCGCGGTTCCCGTTGCGGCGCATCGTGATTCCGTGACGGGAATATTCGACCAGCATTTCGGCCGCCACGTTCAGCGCGGCCTCGACCATGGTCGACTCCACCTGCATCCCGGCGCCCCGGCGGTCGCGGATCGCCAGGGCCGCGATGGCGGCGAACGCGGCGTGCAGGCCGGCGATCGGGTCGCACACACCGCGCGGGATCACCGGTGGGCCGACGGCGTGCCCGGTCATCCACGCCATGCCGGTCGCCTGCTCCATCGTCTGCGCGAAGCCGACGCGATCGCGCCATGGGCCGTCGAGGCCGAACGCGGGCATCCGGACCAGGATCGCCCGCGGGTTGGCCGCGCGCACCGCCTCCCATTCCAGTCCGAAGTTCGCCATGACCCGGGGTGAGAAGTTCTCGACGACGAGATCGCTTGCGGCGATGAGCTCGAGCGCGAGCTCTCGTCCGGCGTCTGTGCCGAGTTCGATGCTGACACCCCGCTTGTTGTTGTTGCTGCACAAGAACACCGGGCCCCATTCCCACCATTGGTCCCAGTCGGGCGGACGGCCAGCGGAAAACCTCATGCCGTCGGGCCGGCGCACGCCCTCGACCTTGATCACGTCGGCGCCCAGGGCACCCAGCAGCTGGGTGGCCACCGGGCCGGCCCAGAACGCGGTGAAGTCGGTCACCCGCACGTCGGCCAACGGCAGCGCGTCGGCGTCGTCGCCTCGCGGCGGTTCGGGTCGCACCGGCCAGTGCACGCGCCCGTTATCGGCGCCCAGCTGCGGCGGTTCCCCGCGCGCCGCGGTCGCCATCGCGTCGCTGCGATACGGCACCCGCGGCGCCAGCACCCCGGCACCCGATTCGACGAAAACGCCGCGTTCCACAAAATGATCGATGGTCGGGAGCATCTCGGGCGTCGCGATGGGGGCCACCGGAATCCGGAACGCCACCGCGAGGTCGACGATCTCCTGGGTGGTTCGGCATCCGGTCCAGTCGGTGACCATGCCCAGGAACTCGTCGCGGCGCTCGACCCGTCCGGCGAACGAGGCCAGTTCGGCGTCATCCAGGAGGTCGGGTCGCTCGATCATCACCAGGAAGTCCCGGAACTGTTGCGCGGTGATGGTGCAGAAGCCCACCATGCCGTCGGCCGTCGGGACGATCGACGGCAGTTCCAGACTGCGTTCGTACAGAAGCGAATCGGCGCCCAGCACGCTGGCCGACATCGCGGACAAACCGCCCATGGCGATCGCCATGGCCTCGTACGTCGAGACGTCGATGATCTGGCCCCGGCCGCTTCGGCCCGCATGCCTGGTCGCCGCCGCGGCCGCCGCCGCCGCGAACGTGCCCGCCAGCCACTCGCCGAGCCGGCCGCCGGCTTGCACCGGCTCGTCGTCCGGCCAGCCGCGACCGGCGATCGATCCGCACAGCGCTTGCAGGATGAATTCGTTGGCGACGACCTGGTCGTCGACGTAGGGCCCGGTGGTGCCGAACGGCGTTACGGCCACCACCACGGCCGAAGCCGCGGTGTGCCTGGTGATGTCGCCGAGCATCCACCCGTCGGTGAGGTCGGTGAGCACCAAGTCGGCGCCGGCCAGCAGGGCGGTGATGTCGGCTTGGTCGTGGTTGACCACCGACTTCTTGCCCGCGGCCAGGTAGCCGAACAACGCGCCGGGTGGTCCGCCGGCCTGCCACCCGCGCAACGAATCACCTTGCGGGGATTCGACTTTCACGACGTCGGCGCCGGCGTCGGCGAACATCTTGCCGCAGTAGGACACCGCCAGGCCGTTGCACAACTCCAGCACGCGCCAGTGCGCGAACGGCGCCTCGGCCCCCACGCTCAGTTGCCCAGGGTGGTGGCGCGGCCGGCGATGCCGGCCACCTCGACCGTCACCGGCGTCTGCGCCGAGGCCTGAGCCTGCAGCCCGAACTGCGTCATCCGCGTCCACGCGTCACGGTCACGCTGGCTCGCGTGGCGCCCGACGTGGGTGACCACGTCCACGTCGGTGGCCTGGGCGCGCAGATAGCCGGCCCGCGCATGCTCCTTCGGGATGTACCGGAACGGGTCGAACGAGTATGCGGCCATGGCGTTTTCGTGGGTGATCTTGTCGATGACCGCGTCGTCGAGGTGGCCCATGGTTGCGATGATGTCCTCCGGCGCGAAGGGCCAGTTGCTGTCGGAGTGCGGGAAGTCGGACTCCCAGCACAGCATGTCCTCGTTGAACCAATTCATGTTCTGCACACCGACTTTGTCGCTGATGAAGCAGGTGTAGAAGTGCCGTTTGAACACGTCGGTCGGCCCGTCGTAACCGGGTGGGAAGGTCGCCAGCGTCCAGCCCGAGTGACGGTTGTAGACGTGCTCGGCCCGCCACAGGAAGTACGGGATCCAGCCGACGTCGCCCTCGGTCAGCGAGAACTTCAGTTGCGGGAAGTCCGCCCAGAACTGCGCCCAGATCAGCTCGGTGAAGGTGAACATGCTCATCATCGACGAGGCCGTCATCTGCACGCTGGGCGGGGCGTCGGTCGACACCTGCGGGGATCGCGATGCGGAGCCCACGTGCGTGCACAGCACCGTGTTGCTATCGCAGACCGCCTCGAACAACGGATACCAGTACTTGGTGTGAATGCTGGGCATTTGCAACGCCTCTGGGTTCTCCGAGAACGTGACGGCGTGACAGCCCTTGTCGGCGAGGCGTTTGACCTCCTGGGCGGCCTCGGCCACGTTGAACAGCGGCAGGATGCCGCACGGGATGAACCGGCCCGGGTAGGCGCCGCACCATTCGTCGACGTGCCAGTCGTTGTAGGCCTTGATCATCACCAGGTTCGTATCGCGGTCGGGACCCTGGTTCAGGACCTGGCCGGAGAAGCCGGTGAAGTTCGGGAAGTTCAACCCGGCCAGCTGGCCGCCGGCGTTCATGTCCCGCACCCGCTCGTCGACGTTGAAGCAGCCCGGCCGCATCTCGTCGTAGCGCGAGGCGTCGATGTTGTACATCTCCCGCGGCTTTCCCGCGACGGCGTTCAGGCCCATATTGCGGCCGCGGATCTCGCCGTAGTACCACTGCTGAATTCCGTCGGGTTCCAGGACGACCCGCGGGGCGCGGTCTTTGTAGGCGGCGGGAACGTGGGCGTCGAACATGTCGGCCGGTTCGGCGATATGGTCGTCCACGCTGATCAGAATCAGATCGTCCTTGTTCATGCCGCGCTCCTCGATCGATTCGATAGCGACTAGTAGACAATGGTGTGCATCACAGTGTCAACCGCGGTCGCTGGTCAGCGTTGCGTGCGCTGCCCGCCTTAATTTGCTGTCGTGCAACGGCGCAGCTGCGGGCAGCGACGTCACGGGGCCCGGACCAGTTTCAACCCGCCGCTGACGCAATTAGCGACTATTAGTCGATCTCTCCGGGCGGCCGTGGACTCCGGTGGTGGGATGCCGCGATGCCGATCGGCATCGCGTGCCACCATCGGGCATGGCCGGGCCGGGAAGGTAACGGGAGTTGACCACCAAGAGAGCTGCGCGTCCGACCACCGCCGACGTGACCCGGTTGGCCAGCGTGTCGACCGCGACGGTCAGTTATGTGCTGAACAACGCGCAGGGGCGGCGCATCTCCCCGGAGACCCGCGATGCGGTGTACCGTGCGGCCAAGCTGCTCAGTTACCGCCCCAATCTCGCCGCCCGCAACCTCGCGCGCGGTAAAAGCGGTGTGGTGCTCTACGTGGTGCCGCACGTGGCCGTGAGCGAGATGCGGGTCGAGCACCTGGTCGAACGTGGCCATCGTCGGATCGCGGTCGCCTACACCGGAATTACGAGATGGCGCCCGCTGGGTGACTACTGGTTCGAGGGCGTCTCACGCGCGGCGCAGTTGGGTGACCTTCCGCCGGTGCGGGTCGGCGAGGTCACCCTGGACAACGCTGCCGACGTGGTCAGCGGCTGGGTGGGTGACGGGGTGACCGCCGTGTGCGCGCAAAGCGACGAGATCGCCTGCCTCGTCCTGGACGGACTCTACAAGGCGCGGCTGCGCTGCCCCGGTGACCTCGCGGTGATAGGCGTCGACGCGAGCCCGATGGGCATGGTGAGCACGCCGCCGTTGACTACCGTGCAATTCGATCCCTGCGCGGTCGCCGACGCGGCACTGGCTGCGGTCTTCGAGCGGCTGGGTCATCCGGCACCACCGTCTCCGGAGCTCACCGACATCGCCCGCCTGGTGGTGCGGTCGTCGACCTAGCTCAGTCGGCGGGCTCGTAACGCAGCAACGTGACATCGTGTTCGGGGTGGTCGCAGAACACCGGCCTCACCCGCATCCCGACCTTGAGGCGGGCCGGGTCGACGTTGACCATCTCGGTGGAAAACCTTGGGCCCTCGTCCCATTCGACAATGGCGAGCAGCTGGGGTACGGCGTCGGCGAAATGCGGGCTGACCGGCCGGTGGGCCACCGTGTAGGAGTAGAGCGTCCCCATCCCGGAAATCTCGCGCCATTCCAGGTCGTCGGCCAGCGTGCGCGGCGCGCGCACCCGCGGGTAGAACACG is part of the Mycobacterium mantenii genome and encodes:
- a CDS encoding SDR family NAD(P)-dependent oxidoreductase, which codes for MSDATSPLHGRRILVTGGATGIGAAAVEVLTAAGAEVAATYHQTPPPEGLAAEWLQCDVRVADAVSAMVAEAARRLGGLDVLVNAAGLWQAGIPGHIDADAISFLLDTNVKATILTNQAAYAVMKGQDPKGGRIINFGSSEAVMGSPISAVYAATKGAVQAWTRSAAKAWAGDKITVNALAPAVQTAGADRLRDFLGPDAAALIDQQMQMMIPLGGTLGEAARDVGPMLVFLAGPGSGFITGQLLAVDGGLMMVGG
- the fadD1 gene encoding fatty-acid--CoA ligase FadD1; translation: MADDTIQALLRKRLTDASIAVKFRDVQWTWRQYLEGAAARAAALIAAADPHRPMHIGALLANTPEMVSQMAAAGLGGYVLCGLNTTRRGEALAADVRRADCQFVVTDAEHRPLLDGLDLGATQILDSSTPHWGEFIAAAGELEPHREVTAMDAFMMIFTSGTSGNPKAVQVSHLMATFAGLNLVQRFALTEQDTCYVSMPLFHSNAVVAGWAPAVCSGAAMVPAKFSASSFLDDIRRYGATYMNYVGKPLAYILATTERDDDADNPLRVAFGNEANDKDIDEFGRRFGVQVEDGFGSTENAVIVIREEGTPKGSIGKGMDGIAIYNSDTITECAVARFDADGALANADEAIGELVNTAGSGFFTGYYNDPDANAERMRHGMYWSGDLAYRDAEGWIYLAGRTADWMRVDGENLAAAPIERILLRHSAISRIAVYAVADGHVGDQVMAAIVLNDGHTLAPDEFEAFLDAQPDLSPKARPRYVRIAADLPSTATHKVLKRQLIAQGTAVGPDEVLWEREPRGTAYTVRGDRKGGGAGRGGSPPSANPGSSVPDAGSDPSTAAPV
- a CDS encoding MarR family transcriptional regulator, producing the protein MSPRTANGLPVTAYLVLGVLAANDEQLTAGEIKMRAELSVGHFYWSPSVSHVRRELTRLLQRGMVSEIGAQSGKRAITLYETTDAGLDALRRWVQHFPGQDQVVIKHPVILKTWLARGQDPEHVLDTLDRHLDATRARLDEALWSRQRSVELGITDDPEQRYSFAVLDYAIRGLYAEISNISQLRDEIAGGTSRDPVKRVRRSKGQIRRRAPRNPG
- a CDS encoding Zn-ribbon domain-containing OB-fold protein; protein product: MTSDPLRPQSGSVPHASSHVSVPFWEGCRAHELRYQRCGACGSANFPPTEHCRQCLSEDVSWQRGGGRGEIYSWTVVYRPVTAEFDPPYAPAIITLDEGYQMLTNVVGVPPEDLTIGMRVRVEFHTAGTDVTLPYFTGAETDGS
- a CDS encoding thiolase family protein yields the protein MTAAKRTAAIVGVHNTRQGRRLDGETSRGLAIKAILGALDDAGLTLDDVDGISASPQSTSLIYDLRIGPAWQGLAFGVGMITEAVTAIEHGMADVVVLVAAQAGEYRDHEATAPWTRPENEFVAPWGMFTTAEFALIARRHMHVYGTTREQLSMVAATIRNNGSRNPEAVYYDRGPFTHADITASRPIADPFHLLDCATTSEGGCALVVANVEKIDGASQPIYVLGSGADFHGPSYQHPPAYDLAGRRGDHVNGVVGRRAAECAFAHAGLRRDDVDVLELYDPFSFEIIRQLEAFGFCGDGEGGPFVADGHIAIDGSHPITTDGGTMSFSHAGANPQMMQRAIRAVQQLRGRAGDLQVPDAHVALCSNGGAGALFTTVLILGDEPR
- a CDS encoding CaiB/BaiF CoA-transferase family protein, whose product is MGAEAPFAHWRVLELCNGLAVSYCGKMFADAGADVVKVESPQGDSLRGWQAGGPPGALFGYLAAGKKSVVNHDQADITALLAGADLVLTDLTDGWMLGDITRHTAASAVVVAVTPFGTTGPYVDDQVVANEFILQALCGSIAGRGWPDDEPVQAGGRLGEWLAGTFAAAAAAAATRHAGRSGRGQIIDVSTYEAMAIAMGGLSAMSASVLGADSLLYERSLELPSIVPTADGMVGFCTITAQQFRDFLVMIERPDLLDDAELASFAGRVERRDEFLGMVTDWTGCRTTQEIVDLAVAFRIPVAPIATPEMLPTIDHFVERGVFVESGAGVLAPRVPYRSDAMATAARGEPPQLGADNGRVHWPVRPEPPRGDDADALPLADVRVTDFTAFWAGPVATQLLGALGADVIKVEGVRRPDGMRFSAGRPPDWDQWWEWGPVFLCSNNNKRGVSIELGTDAGRELALELIAASDLVVENFSPRVMANFGLEWEAVRAANPRAILVRMPAFGLDGPWRDRVGFAQTMEQATGMAWMTGHAVGPPVIPRGVCDPIAGLHAAFAAIAALAIRDRRGAGMQVESTMVEAALNVAAEMLVEYSRHGITMRRNGNRGPGAAPQGVYRCRGDDEWVALAAMDDDARVSLAGLLGRPGLDETGWAGRPDDIDKLISDWTALHSVAEAVDALRAAGVAAARVTPAADLLTDPQLRARGFWETVAHPVAGSFLCTGMPFAFLGTPRRWIRRVPPLYGQHTEEVLTGVLGHSQDDLAAMRESGTISDRPAGL
- a CDS encoding amidohydrolase family protein, whose protein sequence is MNKDDLILISVDDHIAEPADMFDAHVPAAYKDRAPRVVLEPDGIQQWYYGEIRGRNMGLNAVAGKPREMYNIDASRYDEMRPGCFNVDERVRDMNAGGQLAGLNFPNFTGFSGQVLNQGPDRDTNLVMIKAYNDWHVDEWCGAYPGRFIPCGILPLFNVAEAAQEVKRLADKGCHAVTFSENPEALQMPSIHTKYWYPLFEAVCDSNTVLCTHVGSASRSPQVSTDAPPSVQMTASSMMSMFTFTELIWAQFWADFPQLKFSLTEGDVGWIPYFLWRAEHVYNRHSGWTLATFPPGYDGPTDVFKRHFYTCFISDKVGVQNMNWFNEDMLCWESDFPHSDSNWPFAPEDIIATMGHLDDAVIDKITHENAMAAYSFDPFRYIPKEHARAGYLRAQATDVDVVTHVGRHASQRDRDAWTRMTQFGLQAQASAQTPVTVEVAGIAGRATTLGN
- a CDS encoding substrate-binding domain-containing protein codes for the protein MTTKRAARPTTADVTRLASVSTATVSYVLNNAQGRRISPETRDAVYRAAKLLSYRPNLAARNLARGKSGVVLYVVPHVAVSEMRVEHLVERGHRRIAVAYTGITRWRPLGDYWFEGVSRAAQLGDLPPVRVGEVTLDNAADVVSGWVGDGVTAVCAQSDEIACLVLDGLYKARLRCPGDLAVIGVDASPMGMVSTPPLTTVQFDPCAVADAALAAVFERLGHPAPPSPELTDIARLVVRSST
- a CDS encoding Zn-ribbon domain-containing OB-fold protein, with the protein product MKFERPMPVKTPTSEPFWDALAEHRIVIQYSPSLQAYVFYPRVRAPRTLADDLEWREISGMGTLYSYTVAHRPVSPHFADAVPQLLAIVEWDEGPRFSTEMVNVDPARLKVGMRVRPVFCDHPEHDVTLLRYEPAD